Genomic DNA from Azospirillum sp. B510:
TGGCAGCTACGGACTTGGGGATGTCGCCCACTATGTCGCCGCCACCGATCATCACGCCTTCGGCGCCAGCGAAGAGGACTGCATATGCCTCTTCCTGCTGGATGGCGACCTGATCTTCCTCGACGGGGACGGAAACCCGCTTTAGAAGGTGATCGTTTAAAGCGGTATCGCTTGAAACATGAATCACACTAAAAATCAGAAGATTAGAGTCTGTCCAATGCTTCGATAAGCACCGGACAGACTCTAACCGACCAGATCCTGGTATTCCGGGTGACGCTTGATATAGGCGGCGATGAAGCTGCAAAGCGGCAGAATCTTCAGGCCCCTGGCGCGGATGTCGTCCAGCGTGCCCTTCGCCAACGCCGACCCGACCCCCTGGCCCGCCATCTCGTCCGGCACCACGGTGTGGGTGAGGGCGATCTTGCCGTCGCGGCGGTCATAGGCCACCAGTGCGGTGGCACCGCCGACCGTCAGCTCATAGCGGCCGAGATCCGGGTTGTCCCGCACCTGTTCGTTCAAGCTCATGGTGATGTTCGCCTTCGGTGATCGTGGGAGCGAGCCATCCGGATAATCGGCGGACACCCACGCCGATTCAAGCGCTTCCCGTCCGAATGGTGCCGGGAATTCCACGATCCGGCATCGGATTGACCGATCCAAATTCCTTAGTACGAAATTATACTCCGGAAATTCGCGTTGACGGAACCATCTGCTGGACTGATGGCAGGCTGGCCGACGGCGGAGCGGAGATGCTGCTGCTGGTCCGCGCCGGCCGGACCTTCATGGCCGGCGCGGACATCCGGGAGTTCGGCCGGCTATCCGCCCCGCCCACCCTGCCGGAAGGGGCTGGGCAGGATCGCCGAAACGGTGCGGCGTTACCATAGCGACATCGGCGGCCCGCAATGGCGTCCATCGGCTTCGCTTCTGCAATGCGGGGCGGAGGGCCGCGCCCTTGGATGCTGAATTCGGAATGCGGATTACAAAGCGGAAACTCGTTTCTGTTACTGATTGTTGGGAATCTATCGTATACTCTTTCCCCAGGGACTCTCCACCGCACCCGACCGGCCCTCCAAGCCGGCAGGATCGAAGGAGCTGGCCCGCTTGAGAAGCCCGGGCTTTCATGGAAGGGGAAGAGCATGAAGGACATCACCGTCGCAGCCACCGACTGGGGTCTCCACGCCGTCGCCTGCTGCGGCCTTCGTGACACATCTCCCTCCGCGTGGCTCGGGACGTTGCGCAACGCGCTGTCCGGCGCCTGCAACGGCCGGCGCCTGTTCCTGGATTTGCGCGAGGTCGGTTTTTCCCCCTTGCCGCCCTCGCATCTCGGAGCATTGGCGTCGGTCATCGTTCAGGCCGGTGTCAGCGCGGTTCTCGTGCCGGACCTCCGGTTCGGTCATGCGCTGTGCGATGCGGTGCGCCGCGGCGGAACGTCCGGGGGAATGATCGGGGAAACGGCCGCCGGCCTGCGCATCCTGTCCGCGGACGGACGCGACCGGGTCGCCATCGCCGCCGCCTATCAATGGCTGCTGAACGGTCGGGAGCCGACGGATGCCCTGCGGGTGTCCGATCGCACCCCGTCGGTTCTGGCCTTCCCCGCAACCGCGGCGCAACGGCGGCCGACCTCCCCCGGGTCCGCCGATCTGCGCCACGCCTCGTGACCGCCCCGGCCGTCCGTTCGCGGTAACCGCTTTCTTTCCTCAGTCGTCGTCTCGAACTGCCTCGTCGCCCCGGCCGGATCCGCTCCCGCCGGGGCTTTTTATGCCCGCGGCGACATTGCGCCCCGGCTTGCGGCGGACGTATCCTCGGCTTCCCATTCGTCCGATTCCGGAGTGCCCCGGCGATGACCGACCGTCCCCACCGTCCTGAAACCATCGCCGCCGGCGCCCTGGGCTTCGAGGACGCGGCCAGCGGCGCGGTCATCCCGCCGATCCACCCATCCACCACCTATGTCCGCGATCCCGACAACGGCTATGGCCGCGGCCGGGTCTATGCCCGCGCCGACAATCCCACCTTCGACACGCCGGCGCGGACGATCACCGAACTTGAAAAGGGCGTCGACACCCTGCTGTTCGCCTCCGGCATGGCGGCGGCGACCGCGGTGTTCCAGGCGCTGGATCCGGGCGACCACGTGCTGGTGCCCGACGTGATGTATTGGGCCTTCCGCAACTGGGTCCATGGCCCCGCCACCCGCTGGGGGCTGAAGGTCGAGGGTGTCGACACCAGCGACACCGACGCGGTGCGCGCGTCGCTGCGCCCCGGCCAGACGCGGCTGGTCTGGGTGGAGACGCCGGCCAACCCGCTATGGACCGTCACCGACATCGCCGCCGTCGCCGAATTGGCGCATGAGGCGGGAGCCTGGCTGGCCGTGGACAGCACGGTCGCCACCCCGGTGCTGACCCGTCCGCTGGAACTGGGCGCCGACATCGTGATGCATTCGGCGACCAAATACCTGAACGGTCATTCCGATGTCGTCGCCGGCACCCTGACCGCCGCCCGCAAGGATGAATTCTGGGGCCGCATCAAGGCGGTGCAGTCCCAGCAGGGCGGCATCCTCGGCAGTTTCGAGGCATGGCTGCTGCAACGCGGCCTGCGCACCCTGTTCGCCCGAGTCCGCTGGCAGAGTGCCGCCGCCATGACTCTGGCGGAGCGGCTGGCGGCCCACCCGCTGGTGTCGGAGGTGCTCTATCCCGGCCTTGCCAGCTTCCCCGGCCACGGCATCGCGTCGCGGCAGATGAGCGGCGGCTATGGCGGCATGCTGTCCATCCGGGTGACGGGCGGCAGACCGGCCGCCATCGACACCGCCGCCCGCGTCGGCATCTGGCGCCGCGCCACCTCGCTCGGCGGAGTGGAAAGCCTGATCGAGCATCGCGCCAGCATCGAAGGTCCAACCTCCCCGGTGCCGGGCGACCTGCTGCGCCTGTCGGTCGGGCTGGAGTCGCCCGAAGATCTTTATGAGGACCTGGATCAGGCGCTGCGCCGCGCCGCGGGACAGGGCTGAGAGGCGGGGCATATCGACGCAGCATTGGCTGCGCAACGCTTTCCGAGTACCCCCAACGCGGTTAGGGCTTGACAGTGAGAATGATTCGCGACGTTATTCCCTGAGAATAAGTCGCACTTGCTCTCATAATCGACCACCGACGTTCGAGGAGACCTCCATGTCGAAGCGCGCTGCCGGCTTTGCCGCCGTAGCCGTCGTTGCTCTGCTGCCGTTCGCCGCCCAGGCGGCGGCCCCGGCCTACAAGGACGTGGCGAAGAATTACGCCGACATCGCACATGCCGCCTATGAGGACGCCACCAACGGCGCCAAGGCGCTGAAGAAGGCGGTGGACGCCCTGATCGCGAACCCGACCGAGGAGAATCTCACCAAGGCGCGCGACGTCTGGAAGGCCGCCCGCGTGCCCTACATGCAGACGGAAGCCTTCCGTTTCGGCAATCCGATCGTCGATGAATGGGAAGGCAAGGTGAATGCCTGGCCGCTGGACGAGGGGCTGATCGACTATGTCGATGAAAGCTATGCCGGCGGCGAGAGCAACCCCTACGCCAAGGCCAACGTGATCGCCAACCCGAAGATCACGGCCGGTGGCAAGACCATCGACGCGACCAAGATCACCAAGGAACTGCTGGCCGAAAAGCTGCACGAGGCCGGCAAGGTCGAGGCGAACGTCGCCACCGGCTACCATGCCATTGAATTCCTGCTGTGGGGCCAGGATCTGCACGGCACCGGTCCGGGGGCGGGCGAGCGCAAGGCCACCGACTACGCCAAGGGCAAGGCCTGCACCAACGACCATTGCGACCGCCGCGCCCAGTATCTGAAGGTCGCCACCCAGATGCTGGTGGATGATCTGGCCGAGATGACCGCCGACTGGTCCGCCAAGGGCAAGGCCCGCGTCTCCATCGCCAAGGCCCCGGAAAGCGAGGGCGTCGCCCGCATGCTGACCGGCCTGGGCTCGCTCAGCTATGGCGAACTGGCGGGCGAGCGCATGAAGCTCGGCCTCATGCTGCACGATCCGGAGGAGGAGCATGACTGCTTCTCCGACAACACCCACAACTCGCACTATTATGACGAAGTCGGCATGGTGAACGTCTACAACGGCAGCTACAAGCGCACCGACGGCAAGACCGTCTCCGGCGCCTCGCTGTCGCAGCTGGTCGCCGCCAAGTCCGCCGATGCCGACGCCGCCGTCAAGGCCGCCATGGCCGACACCATGAAGGCGATGCAGGCGATCAAGGACACCGCCGACAGCGGCAAGATGGCCTATGACCAGATGATCGGCGCCGACAATCCGGAGGGCAACAAGCTGGTCTCCGACGGCATCGACCGGCTGGTCGCGCAGAAGAAGGCGCTGGAAGGCGCCGTCGCCGCCCTGGGCGTCTCGGTCGAGGTCAAGGGTTCCGACAGCCTCGACAACCCGTCGAAGGTCGGCAAGTAAGACCGTTCGACAGGCCACAGTCATCCGGCTCCGGTCCCGCGCCCTGCCGCGCATGGCCATTGCCCCCGAGCTTCCCTTCCGGGCCGATCCGGCGCGGAAGGGCGGCGGGGCCGGAGCCGGCTCCTTTCCTGCCTTATGTCTTTCCGGACCACCGTCATGCCGCATCACCCCGCCGCCCCGCTGTCCCGCCGCGTCCTCCTTCAGGCCGGGGGTGCCGCCATCGCGGCGACGGCGCTCGGTGGAACCGGCCTCAGGGCGCCCGATGCCGGCGCGCTGAAACCCGGCCTTGCCCTCCCGGCGGCCGTCACCGCCCCCGGCGACCTCGTCGAGGTCGAGCTGGTCGCCAAGCAGCGGATGCTGCGCATCTTGCCGGAGCCGGCCGAACCATCGCCGCTGATCACCTACGCCGACCAGTTCCCCGGCCCGATCATCCGCATGCGCAAGGGCCAGCGGTTGCGCGCCACCCTGGTGAACGGGTTGGACGAGCACACCTCGATCCACTGGCACGGCATCCGCCTGCCCAACCTCGAGGACGGCGTCCCCTATCTGACCCAGCCGCCGACCAAGCCGGGCGAGCGCCATGTCTATGAATTCACCCCGCCCGATGCCGGGTCCTTCTTCTTCCATCCCCATTGCAACACGGTGGAACTGCTGGGCCGTGGCCTTGCCGGCGTGCTGATCGTCGAGGAGCCGGACGCGCCGAAATTCGACGCCGACCTCGTCTGTCTGATCAAGGACTGGCAGTTGGACAAGACCGGCAAGTTCGGCGCCTTCATGACCGACCGCGGCGCCTCGCGCGCCGGCACCTTCGGCAGCGTCTCCACCGTGAACGGCGCCATCGAGCCGGTGTTCGAGGTTCCCGCCAACGGCGACATCCGCGCCCGCCTCTACAACATCGACAGCACCCGTGTCGTCGACCTGCGGGTCGAGGGAGCGGATGCCTGGATCATCGCGGTCGACGGCAACCCGTTGCCGCCGCGCCCGCTCGACGGCTGGCAGATGGGACCGGCGATGCGCATCGACGTGCTGTTCCGCGCCCCGGCCAAGGCCGGTCAGACTCTGCAGCTGACCAACGTCTATGCGGCGGAACCCCGGCCGCTCGCCATTTTCCGCTCCGTCGGCCCCGCCCGGCCGAACAAGCGCTTCAAGCCGCGCGCCCTGCCCGCCGCCGCCATTCCCGAGCCGGACCTGAAGGACGCGCCGATCATCCCGATGGCCTTTTCCGCCACGGCGGTGGCGCAGAGCTTCGATGCGCCGGTGCTGGCTGGCCTGCCTTATGCCGACGCGCTCTGCCTGTCGACGAAGACCTTCTGGGCGATCAACCAGCAGAGCTGGCCGGAAGGCGGACATGAGCGTCTGCCGCCGCCGATGGCGACGCTGGAGAAGGGCCGCAGCTACATCTTCGAACTGGCCAACCTGACGCCGCACCTGCATCCGATCCACATCCACGGCTACACTTTCAAGGTGCTGTCCTCCGACAGCCGCAAGGTGGTTCCCCACCATGCCGACACGGTGCTGCTGGAACCGAAGGAACGGCTGCGCGTCGCCATCAAGGCCGACAATCCCGGCGACTGGATGTTCCACTGCCACATCATCGAACATCAGGACACCGGCATGATGGGATATATCCGCGTTGCTTAATCCGCTCCCCGCCACCCTGGCCGCTCTTTTCCTTTTCATCGCCCCCGCCGCCCAGGCCGCCGACAGCCTCGACAACCGCATCGGCGAGGCGCTGTTCCGCCGCATGTGGGTGGCGGCCCCCACGGCGACCCAGGCGGCCGACGGGCTCGGCCCCCTCTACAATGCGCGATCCTGCGCGACCTGCCATCCAAGGGGTTTCGGCGGCCGCCCGCCCGATCCGGCGGTGAAGGGGGACCAGGGCGTCGGCTATGCGATCAAGCTGAACAACGATCCGGTCTATGGCCGGCAGATCCAGTCCAACGCCATCCTCGGGCAGGTGATCGAGGGCCGTCCCCGCGTCACCTATCGTGAGGAGACGGTGCGCTTCCCCGATGGCGGGACGGTGCGCCTGCGCCGCCCGACGCCCGTCGTCGAGGATCTCGGCTATGGCCCGTTCGCCGAGGCGACGGCGATGTCCGCCCGCGTGCCGCCGCGCGTCCACGGCATGGGGCTGCTGGAACGCATCCCGGCGGAGGCCATCGAGGCCGAGGCCGCCCGGCAAGCCGCGGGCGGCGGTCCCGCCGCCGGCCGGGTCAATCATGTGACGGTCGATGGCGTGCGCCAGATCGGCCGCTTCGGCTGGAAGGCGATGCACCCCACGCTGAACCACCAGGATTCGGAAGCCTTCAGCCTGGACATCGGCATGTCGACCCCGGCCTATCCGGAGCCCTGGGGCGACTGCACCCCGGCGCAGACCGCCTGCCGCAGCGCGCCCCATGGCGATTCCAAGCAGTTCGAAGGGCTGGAGATTCCCAGCACCATCATCGGCCTGATCGACGGCTATCTGCGCGACCTCGCCCCGGACGGCGGCCTGGAGGCGCCGAAGGACAAGGCCGGCACGGCCCTGTTCGCCGATACCGGTTGCGCCGCCTGCCATCGGCCGTCCTGGCGCACGGCGGAGGATCCGGCGCAGCCGGCCCTGTCCAACCGCGACATCTTCCCGCACAGCGACATGCTCCTGCATGATCTTGGTCCCGGACTTGGCGACCAGGTGCCGATGGGCGAGGCCAACGGGTCGGACTGGCGCACCACGCCACTGTGGGGCCTGAACCGGCTGGCGGCGAAGGACGGCGAGTTGTCGCTCCTGCATGACGGGCGCGCCCGCAGCGTGACCGAAGCGATCCTGTGGCATGGCGGTGAGGCCCAGCAGGCCAGGGACCGCTTCATGGCGCTGCCGGGGGACGAACGGAAACAACTGGTGCGTTACGTGCTGGGTTTGTAAAGGAAGGGTGGGGGCTTCGATCCATGCCAGAGGCAGAAGGGATTTGATCGTATGCGACGCCGCATAGTGCTTGGACTGATGTCGGCCGCCGCCGCCGTGGCGGCCCTGCTGCCCCGCAGCCCGGCCTTCGCCGCCCGCCAGTCGGACAAGGACGCCGCCTTCCTGGGCGGCATGGTCGGCACCCACGCCCTGCCGCGCTTCGATGCGCTGGTTGCCGCCGCCGCCGCCTATGCCGACACGCTCGACCGTTTCGCCGCCGGCCCCACCCCCGCTGGGCTGGAGGAGGCACGCACGGCCCACACCAAGGTCACCGATGGCTGGGCCCGCGTGCAGCATCTGCGGCCGGGGCCGCTGACCATGAATCTGCGTGCTGACCGCATGTCCTTCTGGCCGGAGCGGCCGGGTGTGGTCCAGCGCCAGATCGGCCAGATCCTGCGCGACCATGATCCGAAGCTGTTGCAGCCGGGCGCTCTCGCCCGCCAAAGCGCCGCGGTGCAGGGGCTGACCGTGCTGGAGCGGCTGCTGTTCGACGAGGGCGTCACCGCCGACGGCTTCACCGGCAGCGACGCCAAGCAGTACCGCGCCCAGCTGGCCGCCGCCGCCGCCCGCAACATCCTCGTCATCGCGACCGAAGCCCGTGACGGCTGGAAGGAGCTGGAGGCGCCGCTCGCCACCGGGCGGCCGACCGCGCTCGGCCAGACCGCATCGGAGGCGGTCAACACGCTCTATGCCTCCGCCATCACCGCCATGCAGGTGGTGATCGACCAGAAGCTGCTGGCCCCGCTCGGCACCGGCATCGAGGATGCCAAGCCGATGGTGGTGGAGGCGCTGCGCAGCGGCCGGTCGCTGCGCAACATCGTGCTGAACCTGGAAAGCTTGCGCGCCCTGCTGATGGGCGAACATGGCGGGCCGGGCTTCGTCTCGCTGCTGCCCGCCAATGATGACGGCGCCACCGCCAAACAGGCGATCGACGAGAGCTTCGCCGCCGCCGTCGGCGCGGTGGAGGCGATCCCCGGCCCGTTGAACAAGGCGGTGACCGACCCCGCCGCCCGCAAGAAGACCGAAGGCGCGCTGCGGCTGGTCAAGGCGGCGCGGGTCGAGATGCTCGGCACGCTGGCCCCGCTGCTCGACATCACGCTGGGCTTCAACGAACTGGACGGAGACTGACGATGGCGGTCAAGGCTGGGGCGGTCAAGGCTGGGGCGGTCAGGACCGGCACGGTCGATCGCAGGAACATCCTGGGGCTTTTCGCCGGCCGGATCGTGAGCGGACGGGTCGCCGGCGGACGCATTCTCAGTGGATTGCTGGCGGTGCTGACCGGCAAGGCCCATGCGGGGAACGCGGGCACGATCTACCTCAACGCCTACGCCACCGCCGGGGCGGAGCCGAGCTTCGGCGTCGCGGCGCTGGATCCCACCGGCAGACTGCTGTTCACCACCGCCACTCCCGGCCGCGCCCACGCCATCATGCCGCGCCCCGGCATGGCGGAGGCCGTGGTCTTCGCCCGCCGGCCCGGCCGCTGGTTCCAGACCCTGTCGCTGGCGGACGGCACCCCAGGCCCGGTGGTGCGGGCGCCCGACGACCGGCGTTTCACCGGCCATGGTGATTATTCCGCCGATGGCCGCCTCCTCTACGTCGCCGAGGATGATGTCCCGCGCGAGGAGGGCGCCATCGGCGTCTATGACGCCACCGACGGCTACCGCCGCGTCGGCGTGATCCCCACCCATGGGCTGGGACCGCATGAACTGATCCTGATGCGCGACGGCACGACGCTGGCGGTCGCCAATGGCGGGGTCATCACCCACCCCGACACCGGTCGCGCCAAGCTGAATCTCGACAGCATGGACAGCTCGCTGACCTATGTCGAGGCGGCCAGCGGCAGACTGCTCGACAAGGTCCGCCTGCCGGAGGAGCACGCCAACCTCGGCATCCGCCATATCGCCTTGCTGGATGACGGCGGCGTCTGCTTCGGGGTGCAGGACGAGCGGCCCATCGGCATGCTCCAGCCCCTGACCGGCGCCCACCGCCCCGGCAGCGGTGCCGTCCGCCTGTTCGACGCGCCGGAGGATGTGCTGTCGCGCATGCAGGGCTATATCGGCAGTGTCGCGTCCGATGGCAGGACTGTGGCGGCCAGTTCGCCGATGGGCGGTGTCATCGGGCTGTGGAATGCCACCGATGGAGCCTGGCTGGGCGCCACCGCCCTGGCCGACGGCTGCGGTTTGGCGCCGAATGGCGAGGGATATCTGGCGTCCAGCGGGCTCGGCGTGATCGAACCGCTATCGACCAGCGCCGAAGCGGGGCCGGAGCGCAAGTCGCCGGCCTTCCGCTGGGACAACCACCTGACGCGGCGGGTGGTTTGAGCCTCCAGCCACCCTTCCGGTCGCCGATCAGCCCCTACCCCGCCAGTGCCGCCGCGTGGTGGCGCAGATGGTCCTCGATGAAGCTGCTGATGAAGAAATAGCTGTGGTCGTAGCCCGGCTGCATCCGCAGCGTGACCGGGTGCCCGATCTCCTCGGCCACGGAGACCAGGGCCTGGGGCTTCAACTGCGCCTCCAGAAAGCCGTCGCGGTCGCCCTGGTCGATCAGGATCGGCAGCCGTTCCGTCGCCTTGCGCATCAGGGCGCAGGCATCCCACTCCAGCCAGCGCTCCCGATCCGGCCCCAGATAGCGGCCGAAGGCCTTCTCGCCCCAGGGAACCGCCGCCGGGTTGACGATGGGGGCGAAGGCCGACACCGCCTTGTAGAAGCCCGGATGCTTCAGCGCGCAGACCAGCGCGCCATGGCCACCCATCGAATGGCCGGCGATGGAACGCTTGCCGGTGACCGGGAAATTCGCCTCGACCAGCGCCGGCAGTTCCCGCGTCACATAATCATGCATGCGGTAGTGGCCCGCCCAGGGCCGTTCGGTGGCATCGACATAGAATCCGGCGCCGAGCCCGAAATCCCACGCCCCGTCAGGATCGCCCGGCACCCCTTCCCCGCGCGGGCTGGTGTCGGGGGCGACGATCGCCAGCCCCAACTCCGCCGCCACGCGAAAGGCGCCGGCCTTCTGGGTGAAGTTCTCGTCGGTGCAGGTCAATCCTGACAGCCAATAGACCACCGGCACCTTGGCACCGGATTCCACCTGCGGCGGCAGAAAGACGGCGAAGGTCATCGCGCAATCCACCGCCGCCGACTGGTGCCGCACCCGTTTCAGCCAGCCGCCGAAGACGCGGGTTTCCGACAGGGTGGTGAGGGATTCGGACATGAACACGCCTTTTGATTGTCGATAACCTTTACGGCCGATGGCGGGAACGCTCCCTCCCCCCGGAACCGGAGGAGGGAGCGTTCCGCGTTGCTGGCCGCCTTACTGATTGTAGAGGATGACCGAGCGGATGCTCTTGCCTTCATGCATCAGGTCGAAGGCGTGGTTGATCTCCTCCAGCCCCATGGTGTGGGTGATGAAGGTATCCAGCTCGAACTCGCCGCGCAGGTAGCGCTCCACATACTCCGGCAGTTCCGACCGGCCCTTGACGCCGCCGAAGGCGGAACCGCGCCAGACGCGGCCGGTGACCAGCTGGAACGGACGGGTGGCGATCTCCTCCCCGGCGCCGGCGACGCCGATGATGACCGACTCGCCCCAGCCCTTGTGGCAGCATTCCAGTGCGGCCCGCATCACCTTGACGTTGCCGATGCATTCGAAGCTGTAGTCAACGCCGCCATCGGTCATCTCGACCAGAACCTCCTGGATCGGGCGGTCGAAGTCCATCGGGTTGACGACGTCGGTGGCGCCGAGCTGCTTGGCGATCTCGAACTTCGACGGGTTGACGTCGATGCCGATGATGCGGCTGGCCTTCGCCATGGTGGCGCCGATGATGGCCGACAGGCCGATGCCGCCCAGGCCGAAAATGGCGACGGTCGAGCCCGGCTCCACCTTCGCCGTGTTCATCACCGCACCCATGCCGGTGGTGACGCCGCAGCCGAGCAGGCAGACCTTCTCCAGCGGGGCCGCCTTGTTGATCTTGGCGAGCGCGATCTCCGGCAGCACCGTGTATTCGGAGAAGGTCGAGGTACCCATATAATGGGCGATCTCCTTGCCCTTCAGCGAGAAGCGGCTGGTGCCGTCCGGCATCAGACCCTTGCCCTGGGTGGCGCGGATCGCCTGGCACAGGTTGGTCTTGCCGGACAGGCAGAATTTGCACTTGCCGCATTCCGGGGTGTAGAGCGGGATGACATGGTCGCCGACGGCGACGGAGGTAACGCCGGGGCCGACCTCCACCACCACGCCGCCGCCCTCATGGCCGAGGATGCAGGGGAAGACGCCTTCGGAATCCTTGCCGGACAGCGTGTAGGCATCGGTGTGGCAAACGCCGGTGGCGACGATGCGGACCATCACCTCGCCGGCCTTGGGAGCGGCCACCTCGACCTCTTCGATCTCCAGCGGACGGTTGGCTTCCCAGGCGACGGCGGCGCGCGACAGAACCATGTGGGTTTCCTTCCCCAAGTCGAATGGCTTTTAGGAGCAATAGTATAGACGCCACCGGTCATTGCCAGAACGGCGATTTCCGGAATAGATTTCTGCCGTATGGGGATAATTGGTCGGGACAGGGGCGGATCGCCATGAGTGGCTGGGACGGCATCGACGAGTTCGTCGCGGTGGCGGAAAGCGGCAGCTTCTCCCGCGCGGCGGAGCGGCTGCGCGTCTCCTCCTCCCATGTCAGCCGCGCGGTGGCGCGGCTGGAGGACCGGTTGCAAGCCCGGCTGTTCTACCGCACCACCCGCAAGGTCAGCCTGACCGAAAGCGGCCGCGCCTTCCTTGACCGTTGCCAGCGGTTGGCGGAGCAGCGCGACGACGCCTTTCTGGCGGTCGGGGCCTTGCAGGGCGGCGGCGACAGCGAGGTGAAGGGTCTGCTGCGCATGACCTGCGCCACGGCGTATGGCGAGCAGTTCGTCATGCCGCTGATCAACGACCTGATGGAGTGTCACCCGCAGCTGAGCATCGAGGTGGAGTTGACCAACCGGCAGCTCGATCTGGTGCAGGAGGGCTATGATCTGGCGATCCGCCTCGGCCGCCTCAGCGAATCGAGCCTGGTGGCGACGCGCATCGCGCCGCGGGCCAT
This window encodes:
- a CDS encoding S-(hydroxymethyl)glutathione dehydrogenase/class III alcohol dehydrogenase; this encodes MVLSRAAVAWEANRPLEIEEVEVAAPKAGEVMVRIVATGVCHTDAYTLSGKDSEGVFPCILGHEGGGVVVEVGPGVTSVAVGDHVIPLYTPECGKCKFCLSGKTNLCQAIRATQGKGLMPDGTSRFSLKGKEIAHYMGTSTFSEYTVLPEIALAKINKAAPLEKVCLLGCGVTTGMGAVMNTAKVEPGSTVAIFGLGGIGLSAIIGATMAKASRIIGIDVNPSKFEIAKQLGATDVVNPMDFDRPIQEVLVEMTDGGVDYSFECIGNVKVMRAALECCHKGWGESVIIGVAGAGEEIATRPFQLVTGRVWRGSAFGGVKGRSELPEYVERYLRGEFELDTFITHTMGLEEINHAFDLMHEGKSIRSVILYNQ
- a CDS encoding LysR family transcriptional regulator, whose amino-acid sequence is MSGWDGIDEFVAVAESGSFSRAAERLRVSSSHVSRAVARLEDRLQARLFYRTTRKVSLTESGRAFLDRCQRLAEQRDDAFLAVGALQGGGDSEVKGLLRMTCATAYGEQFVMPLINDLMECHPQLSIEVELTNRQLDLVQEGYDLAIRLGRLSESSLVATRIAPRAMHLCAAPAYLERHGVPDSLASLATHQCLIGTSDHWLFDDNGTDWLFRPRGRWRCNSGFSVLDAALRGFGLCQLPDYYVRGPVAEGRLVSLLDRHQPPNTAVWAVYPQKRHVPAKVHAAIRHLKDGLARRAEYR